In the Brassica napus cultivar Da-Ae chromosome A7, Da-Ae, whole genome shotgun sequence genome, one interval contains:
- the LOC106356343 gene encoding OPA3-like protein translates to MVLPLMKLGTLLVKTVSKPLASQLKHQAKVHPQFRQFIINFAQRNHRITTQIQRRIYGHATDVEIRPLDEEKAVQAAVDLIGELFIFAVGGGVVVFEVQRSSRSETRKEEARKQELEELRIKDEEMEKKMADLQSRLAEVEQLAKARGLTGMFKLRQQPNTKGSENPADTSGQSSSS, encoded by the exons atgGTGCTTCCGTTGATGAAACTGGGTACCCTATTGGTCAAAACCGTAAGTAAGCCCTTAGCTAGTCAGCTTAAGCACCAAGCCAAGGTTCACCCCCAGTTTCGTCAGTTTATCATCAACTTTGCTCAG AGAAACCATAGAATAACGACGCAAATACAAAGAAGGATATATGGGCACGCCACTGATGTTGAGATTCGTCCCTTGGACGAGGAGAAGGCTGTTCAAGCTGCTGTTGACCTTATTGGAGAGCTCTTCATCTTTGCG GTGGGTGGAGGCGTTGTTGTTTTTGAGGTTCAGAGAAGTTCACGCTCAGAAACTAGAAAAGAGGAAGCACGTAAGCAGGAACTAGAG GAGTTGAGAATAAAAGATGAAGAAATGGAAAAGAAAATGGCGGATCTTCAGAGCAGACTAGCTGAGGTTGAACAACTTGCCAAGGCGCGTGGACTGACGGGTATGTTCAAGTTAAGACAGCAACCCAATACTAAGGGTAGCGAGAATCCAGCTGATACATCCGGccaatcatcatcatcttga
- the LOC106358061 gene encoding syntaxin-61 isoform X1 has product MSSAQDPFYIVKEEIQDSIDKLQSSFHKWERISPGMGDQVHVTKELLANCGSIEWQVDELEKAVNVAAKDPALYGIDEAELERRRRWTSNARTQVRNVKTGVLAGKGSAGGGNASEVRRELMRMPNSSEANRYDQYGGRDDDGFVQSESDRQMLLIKQQDEELDELSKSVERIGGVGLTIHDELVAQERIIDELGTEMDSTKNRLDFVQKKMGMVMKKAGAKGQMMMICFLLVLFIILFVLVFLT; this is encoded by the exons ATGTCTTCAGCGCAAGATCCTTTCTACATTGTTAAAGAAGAGATTCAGGACTCT ATTGATAAGCTGCAATCTTCATTCCACAAATGGGAGCGTATCTCTCCAGGCATGGGGGATCAAGTTCATGTCACCAAGGAGCTTCTTGCTAACTGTGGAAGCATTGAGTGGCAG GTAGATGAGCTGGAAAAAGCGGTTAACGTAGCAGCAAAAGATCCTGCCTTGTATGGCATTGATGAAGCTGAGCTTGAAAGACGCAGGAGATGGACTAGTAACGCTAGGACACAG GTGCGGAATGTGAAGACTGGTGTGCTAGCTGGTAAGGGTAGTGCGGGAGGTGGCAATGCAAGTGAAGTGCGGAGAGAGCTAATGAGAATGCCAAACTCGAGTGAAGCAAATAGATACGATCAGTATGGGGGAAGAGACGATGACGGTTTTGTACAGTCGGAGTCAGATAGGCAAATGCTGTTGATTAA GCAGCAAGATGAAGAGTTGGACGAGCTGAGTAAAAGTGTAGAGAGAATAGGAGGAGTGGGGCTTACTATTCATGATGAACTCGTTGCACAG GAGAGAATAATAGATGAACTGGGAACGGAGATGGACAGTACAAAGAACAGGCTAGACTTTGTACAGAAAAAAATGGGGATGGTGATGAAGAAAGCAGGAGCGAAAGggcagatgatgatgatatgttTCTTGCTCGTCTTGTTCATCATTCTCTTCGTTCTCGTCTTCTTGACCTAA
- the LOC106358061 gene encoding syntaxin-61 isoform X2, producing the protein MSPRSFLLTVEALSGRKVDELEKAVNVAAKDPALYGIDEAELERRRRWTSNARTQVRNVKTGVLAGKGSAGGGNASEVRRELMRMPNSSEANRYDQYGGRDDDGFVQSESDRQMLLIKQQDEELDELSKSVERIGGVGLTIHDELVAQERIIDELGTEMDSTKNRLDFVQKKMGMVMKKAGAKGQMMMICFLLVLFIILFVLVFLT; encoded by the exons ATGTCACCAAGGAGCTTCTTGCTAACTGTGGAAGCATTGAGTGGCAG GAAGGTAGATGAGCTGGAAAAAGCGGTTAACGTAGCAGCAAAAGATCCTGCCTTGTATGGCATTGATGAAGCTGAGCTTGAAAGACGCAGGAGATGGACTAGTAACGCTAGGACACAG GTGCGGAATGTGAAGACTGGTGTGCTAGCTGGTAAGGGTAGTGCGGGAGGTGGCAATGCAAGTGAAGTGCGGAGAGAGCTAATGAGAATGCCAAACTCGAGTGAAGCAAATAGATACGATCAGTATGGGGGAAGAGACGATGACGGTTTTGTACAGTCGGAGTCAGATAGGCAAATGCTGTTGATTAA GCAGCAAGATGAAGAGTTGGACGAGCTGAGTAAAAGTGTAGAGAGAATAGGAGGAGTGGGGCTTACTATTCATGATGAACTCGTTGCACAG GAGAGAATAATAGATGAACTGGGAACGGAGATGGACAGTACAAAGAACAGGCTAGACTTTGTACAGAAAAAAATGGGGATGGTGATGAAGAAAGCAGGAGCGAAAGggcagatgatgatgatatgttTCTTGCTCGTCTTGTTCATCATTCTCTTCGTTCTCGTCTTCTTGACCTAA
- the LOC106356344 gene encoding uncharacterized protein LOC106356344 yields the protein MDSEFLDSISDRGEREPRVCFDTRQRVRCQCYITSGGITNKTTTMAEKSQIPDNNNSATSSSGKKPAAEVGSGSSNPGQKMSYPNRPESVNPDQATLREQWKFAIRQYSKWYSHAWGTAILAGGVFFGLGWIIKGSNPLPSLQSSSKHPKRDEDK from the coding sequence ATGGATTCAGAATTTTTGGATTCGATCTCAGAcaggggagagagagagccacGTGTTTGTTTCGACACGCGCCAGCGTGTACGATGTCAATGTTACATTACATCGGGAGGCATAACGAACAAGACAACGACAATGGCGGAGAAGAGCCAAATCCCCGATAATAATAACAGCGCCACGTCTTCGTCGGGGAAGAAACCTGCGGCGGAGGTCGGATCCGGTTCGAGCAATCCGGGTCAGAAGATGTCGTATCCAAACCGACCGGAGTCGGTGAATCCGGATCAGGCGACGCTGAGGGAGCAGTGGAAGTTCGCAATAAGGCAGTACAGCAAGTGGTACTCACACGCTTGGGGCACTGCTATTCTCGCCGGCGGCGTCTTCTTCGGACTCGGTTGGATCATCAAAGGCTCCAATCCTCTTCCTTCACTCCAATCAAGTTCTAAGCATCCTAAACGCGATGAAGACAAATGA
- the LOC106356345 gene encoding ras-related protein RABA1i-like codes for MGAYRAEDDYDYLFKVVLTGDSGVGKSNLLSRFTRNDFSNDSRATIGVEFATRSIQCDDKIVKAQIWDTAGQERYRAITSAYYRGAVGALLVYDVTRHVTFENVERWLKELRDHTDSNIVIMLVGNKADLRHLRAISTEEAKAFAERENTFFMETSALEALNVENAFTEVLTEIYRVVSKKALEAGDDPTTALPKGQTINVGGRDDISAVKKPGCCSA; via the exons ATGGGAGCATATAGAGCAGAAGACGATTACGATTACCTCTTCAAGGTGGTCTTAACCGGAGACTCTGGTGTCGGAAAGTCTAATCTTTTATCTCGTTTCACCAGAAATGACTTCAGCAACGACTCACGTGCAACCATCGGTGTAGAATTCGCCACACGTAGCATCCAATGCGATGACAAGATCGTCAAAGCTCAAATCTGGGATACAGCCGGTCAAGAAAG GTACCGAGCCATCACGAGCGCATATTACCGAGGAGCCGTTGGTGCTTTGCTGGTTTACGACGTGACACGTCACGTAACGTTCGAGAACGTTGAGCGATGGCTCAAGGAGCTAAGGGACCACACGGACTCAAACATTGTGATAATGCTCGTTGGTAACAAAGCTGATCTTCGTCATCTAAGGGCCATATCTACCGAAGAAGCTAAGGCCTTTGCGGAGAGAGAGAACACATTTTTCATGGAGACATCCGCACTTGAAGCTCTGAATGTTGAGAATGCTTTCACCGAAGTTCTCACAGAGATTTACAGAGTGGTTAGCAAGAAAGCTCTTGAAGCAGGAGATGATCCAACCACAGCTTTGCCTAAAGGACAGACGATTAATGTCGGAGGCCGAGATGATATCTCAGCCGTTAAAAAACCTGGTTGCTGCTCTGCTTAG